A region from the Aliarcobacter thereius LMG 24486 genome encodes:
- a CDS encoding tetratricopeptide repeat protein: protein MRTIFICLILISFLNAQTKEFYYSFMGSEGKQIPEKTQKQIIETLQDIDSVRELYYEGYPKEAFEKIEEIKNNNKLSILKSEILLLYAELTLKFHTKKLLFDVTNELEQAVNEGFINQEDLLQAYLLLVELKLSINKIDEAKYYSETLINIFEGEKAKIRGKISLSKIYRYQKNYSASIKVLYEALALTNDRNEASNIANELFDVYLLEGRKEEAKDVMTQILFLTPSFYSNDFLLANKKVDTLLKLNINNLAISILKDLILQSKKADLSSKSKFKLANIYMNLYKGEKEYLMNAKILYKNIMDNYPNSELFNDSKMYYDEIRMRQKEITPSKVSEDYIEDEDMQNKAVLQELLNNYTDLKYEDIVKLRKIYEKIPRKTLNRFNIENTEFYIDNSFYELIKYYIKENDCLKLRALLKDVKQKILENILEEEILKDGLISCIKEEPSKDNYEQLREILKDTKDENIYLVLENIAFGIDNIDDAVYYSSKITGSKNKKLLEEEFLLKYQVLKQKNDSVLFDRFLKNSFTDKDIILNNSNHPMIIDFYYDLYMYFVKNEDEPNAKQTMKDLDMFQNNFKVFIYSPLVEFELSKINKEAKEYNKAIENLLNAIKNTRNIKSSDEVKIYYELVNLYIQTDNKDKKSEYLQKCKEVKIEDNLYKTMCESIK from the coding sequence TTGAGAACTATTTTTATTTGTTTAATATTAATCTCTTTTCTAAATGCACAAACAAAAGAGTTTTATTATAGTTTTATGGGTTCTGAGGGGAAACAGATACCTGAAAAAACTCAAAAGCAGATAATTGAAACTTTACAAGATATTGATAGTGTAAGAGAGCTTTACTATGAGGGTTATCCAAAAGAAGCATTTGAAAAGATAGAAGAGATTAAAAATAATAATAAATTATCTATATTAAAATCAGAGATATTACTTTTATATGCAGAATTAACTCTTAAATTTCATACAAAGAAATTATTATTTGATGTAACAAATGAGCTTGAACAAGCTGTAAATGAAGGTTTTATAAATCAAGAGGATTTATTACAAGCATATTTACTTTTGGTTGAATTAAAATTATCAATAAATAAAATTGATGAAGCAAAGTACTATTCTGAAACTTTAATTAATATTTTTGAAGGAGAGAAAGCAAAGATTAGAGGTAAAATATCTTTATCAAAAATATATAGATATCAAAAGAACTATAGTGCTTCTATCAAAGTATTATATGAAGCACTAGCTTTAACAAATGATAGGAATGAAGCATCAAATATTGCAAATGAACTTTTTGATGTATATTTATTAGAAGGTAGAAAAGAAGAAGCAAAAGATGTTATGACTCAGATTCTTTTTCTTACACCATCATTTTATTCAAATGATTTTTTATTAGCAAATAAAAAAGTTGATACTCTTTTAAAATTAAATATAAATAATTTAGCAATAAGTATATTAAAAGATTTGATTCTTCAATCAAAGAAAGCTGATTTATCTTCAAAAAGTAAGTTTAAACTAGCAAATATATATATGAATCTTTATAAAGGTGAAAAAGAGTATTTAATGAATGCTAAAATTCTTTATAAAAATATAATGGATAATTATCCAAATAGTGAACTTTTTAATGATTCTAAAATGTATTATGATGAGATTAGAATGAGACAAAAAGAGATTACACCTTCTAAAGTTTCTGAAGATTATATAGAAGATGAAGATATGCAAAATAAGGCGGTTTTGCAAGAACTTTTAAATAACTATACAGATTTAAAATACGAAGATATAGTAAAATTAAGAAAAATATATGAGAAAATACCAAGAAAAACATTAAATAGATTTAATATAGAAAATACAGAATTTTATATAGATAACTCTTTTTATGAACTTATAAAATACTATATAAAAGAGAATGACTGTCTAAAATTAAGAGCTTTATTAAAAGATGTAAAACAAAAAATCTTAGAAAATATACTTGAAGAAGAGATACTAAAAGATGGATTGATATCTTGTATTAAAGAAGAACCAAGTAAAGATAATTATGAACAATTAAGAGAGATTTTAAAAGATACTAAAGATGAAAACATATATTTAGTTTTGGAAAATATTGCTTTTGGAATAGATAATATTGATGATGCTGTTTATTACTCTTCAAAAATTACAGGAAGTAAAAATAAAAAACTATTAGAAGAAGAATTTTTACTTAAATATCAAGTATTAAAACAGAAAAATGATAGTGTACTTTTTGATAGATTCTTAAAAAATAGTTTTACAGATAAAGATATTATTTTAAATAATAGTAATCATCCAATGATTATAGATTTTTATTATGATTTATATATGTATTTTGTAAAAAATGAAGATGAACCAAATGCTAAACAAACTATGAAAGATTTAGATATGTTTCAAAATAATTTTAAAGTATTTATATATTCTCCTTTAGTTGAATTTGAATTATCAAAAATCAACAAAGAAGCAAAAGAGTACAATAAGGCTATAGAAAATTTATTAAATGCTATAAAAAACACAAGAAATATAAAGAGCTCAGATGAGGTTAAAATCTATTATGAACTTGTGAATTTATATATACAAACAGATAATAAAGATAAAAAATCTGAATATTTACAAAAGTGTAAGGAAGTTAAAATTGAAGATAATTTATATAAGACAATGTGCGAGAGTATTAAGTGA
- the fliI gene encoding flagellar protein export ATPase FliI, which produces MDLDEVLNTLDSSNLNVAFGRIKNISAITLSATGLDVAVGDIVRIESEQKLYSVLGMVTVLNNDSFIIVPFSFIEGFKINDKVYLQRDGLTIKCGDGLLGRVVNALGEPIDDKGKIRDIDANCTINKESISPLERGIIDQRFSTGVKAIDSMLTSGKGQKVGIFAGSGVGKSTLMGMIVKGCQATIKVIALIGERGREIPEFIHYNLDNDLENTVIVTATSDESALMRKYGAFTAMAIAEYFRDKGHDVLLMMDSVTRFAMAQREIGLSTGEPPVSRGYPPSVFSLLPQLMERAGNSKKGSITAFFTVLVDGDDMNDPIADQSRSILDGHIVLTRDLTEQGFYPPINVLKSASRVIDKVVTKEHYNDFLKLKRILSLIKENEVLIRVGAYKKGADLELDNAISKREKARAFLTQGTLEKYNFDEIVANLKKVLQ; this is translated from the coding sequence ATAGATTTAGATGAAGTTTTAAATACTCTTGACTCTTCAAATTTAAATGTAGCTTTTGGAAGAATAAAAAACATATCAGCAATTACTTTAAGTGCAACGGGGCTTGATGTAGCTGTTGGGGATATAGTAAGAATTGAATCAGAACAGAAATTATATAGTGTTTTAGGAATGGTTACAGTTTTAAATAATGACTCTTTTATAATAGTTCCATTTTCCTTTATTGAAGGCTTTAAAATTAATGATAAAGTATATTTACAAAGAGATGGATTAACTATAAAGTGTGGAGATGGGCTTCTTGGAAGAGTTGTCAATGCTTTAGGAGAACCAATTGATGATAAAGGAAAAATAAGAGATATTGATGCAAATTGCACAATCAATAAAGAGTCTATTTCTCCACTTGAAAGAGGGATTATAGACCAAAGATTTTCAACAGGGGTAAAAGCAATTGATTCAATGCTAACTTCTGGGAAAGGTCAAAAAGTTGGTATTTTTGCTGGAAGTGGAGTTGGAAAATCTACACTTATGGGAATGATTGTAAAAGGTTGTCAAGCTACAATAAAGGTAATTGCACTTATTGGAGAAAGAGGTAGAGAGATACCTGAATTTATTCATTATAATTTAGATAATGATTTAGAAAATACTGTTATTGTAACTGCAACTTCAGATGAATCAGCTTTGATGAGAAAATATGGTGCATTTACAGCTATGGCTATTGCTGAATATTTTAGAGATAAAGGGCATGATGTACTTCTTATGATGGATAGTGTAACAAGATTTGCAATGGCACAAAGAGAGATAGGATTAAGTACAGGAGAACCACCAGTTAGCCGTGGTTATCCACCATCAGTTTTCTCACTATTACCACAGCTAATGGAAAGAGCTGGAAATAGTAAAAAGGGTTCAATTACAGCTTTTTTTACAGTTTTGGTCGATGGAGATGATATGAATGACCCAATTGCAGATCAAAGTAGATCTATTCTTGATGGACATATTGTATTAACAAGGGATTTAACAGAACAAGGTTTTTATCCTCCAATAAATGTATTGAAATCAGCTTCAAGGGTAATAGATAAGGTAGTTACAAAAGAACATTATAATGATTTTTTAAAGTTAAAAAGGATATTATCACTAATAAAAGAGAATGAAGTTTTAATAAGAGTTGGTGCATATAAAAAAGGTGCAGATTTAGAACTTGACAATGCTATATCAAAAAGAGAGAAAGCAAGAGCATTTCTTACTCAAGGAACTTTAGAAAAGTATAATTTTGATGAGATTGTCGCAAATTTAAAAAAGGTGTTACAATGA